From Thermus oshimai DSM 12092, the proteins below share one genomic window:
- the rplL gene encoding 50S ribosomal protein L7/L12, with protein MALDIERIKEELSQATVLELKQLIDVLKEAWGVTAAAPVAVAAAPAAAAAAAPVEEKTEFDVILKDAGAKKLEVIKELRAITGLGLKEAKDLAEKGGPIKEGIPKAEAEEIKKKLEAVGAVVELK; from the coding sequence ATGGCGCTGGACATCGAACGGATCAAGGAAGAGCTTTCCCAGGCTACGGTTTTGGAACTCAAGCAGCTCATTGATGTCCTCAAGGAGGCGTGGGGTGTGACCGCCGCGGCCCCCGTGGCCGTGGCCGCGGCCCCTGCGGCGGCGGCCGCCGCGGCCCCTGTGGAGGAGAAGACCGAGTTTGACGTGATCCTCAAGGACGCGGGGGCCAAGAAGCTCGAGGTCATCAAGGAGCTTAGGGCCATCACTGGGCTCGGCCTCAAGGAGGCCAAGGACCTGGCCGAAAAGGGCGGCCCCATCAAGGAGGGCATCCCCAAGGCCGAGGCCGAGGAGATCAAGAAGAAGCTCGAGGCCGTGGGCGCGGTGGTGGAGCTGAAGTAA
- the rplA gene encoding 50S ribosomal protein L1, producing MPKHGKRYRALLEKVDPSKVYTIDEAARLVKELATAKFDETVEVHAKLGIDPRKSDQNVRGTVSLPHGLGKQVRVLAIAKGEKIKEAEEAGADYVGGEEIIQKILDGWMDFDAVVATPDVMGAVGSKLGRILGPRGLLPNPKAGTVGFNIGEIIREIKAGRIEFRNDKTGAIHAPVGKASFPAEKLADNIRAFIKALEASKPEAAKGTFLRSVYVTSTMGPSIRINPQS from the coding sequence ATGCCTAAGCACGGCAAGCGCTACCGCGCCCTTCTGGAAAAGGTGGACCCCAGCAAGGTCTACACCATTGACGAGGCGGCCCGCCTGGTGAAGGAGCTGGCCACCGCCAAGTTTGACGAGACCGTGGAGGTCCACGCCAAGCTGGGCATTGACCCCCGCAAGTCCGACCAGAACGTGCGCGGCACGGTCTCCCTGCCCCACGGCCTGGGCAAGCAGGTGCGGGTTTTGGCCATCGCCAAGGGCGAGAAGATCAAGGAGGCCGAGGAGGCCGGGGCCGACTACGTGGGGGGCGAGGAGATCATCCAGAAGATCCTGGACGGCTGGATGGACTTTGACGCGGTGGTGGCCACCCCGGACGTGATGGGCGCGGTGGGTTCCAAGCTGGGCCGCATCCTGGGCCCGAGGGGCCTCCTCCCCAACCCCAAGGCGGGCACGGTGGGCTTCAACATCGGGGAGATCATCCGGGAGATCAAGGCGGGACGGATTGAGTTCCGCAACGACAAGACCGGGGCCATCCACGCCCCCGTGGGCAAGGCGAGCTTCCCCGCTGAGAAGCTGGCGGACAACATCCGGGCCTTCATCAAGGCCCTGGAGGCCAGCAAGCCCGAGGCCGCCAAGGGGACCTTCCTCCGCTCGGTCTACGTGACCAGCACCATGGGCCCCTCCATCCGCATCAACCCCCAGTCCTAA
- the rplK gene encoding 50S ribosomal protein L11, whose product MKKIVAVVKLQLPAGKATPAPPVGPALGQHGANIMEFVKAFNAATANMGDAIVPVEITIYADRSFTFITKTPPASYLIRKAAGLEKGAHKAGREKVGRITWQQVLEIAKQKMPDLNTTDLEAAARMIAGSARSMGVEVVGAPEVKDA is encoded by the coding sequence AGCTTCAGCTGCCCGCGGGCAAGGCCACGCCCGCGCCCCCGGTGGGCCCGGCTCTGGGCCAGCACGGGGCCAACATCATGGAGTTCGTCAAGGCCTTCAACGCGGCCACGGCCAACATGGGGGACGCCATCGTCCCCGTGGAGATCACCATCTACGCCGACCGCTCCTTCACCTTCATCACCAAGACCCCGCCCGCCAGCTACCTCATCCGCAAGGCCGCGGGGCTGGAGAAGGGGGCCCACAAGGCGGGGCGGGAGAAGGTGGGGCGGATCACCTGGCAGCAGGTCCTGGAGATCGCCAAGCAGAAGATGCCCGACCTGAACACCACCGACCTCGAGGCCGCCGCCCGGATGATCGCGGGCTCGGCCCGCTCCATGGGGGTGGAGGTGGTGGGCGCGCCGGAGGTGAAGGATGCCTAA
- the rplJ gene encoding 50S ribosomal protein L10, whose protein sequence is MPSKRNVELLAALKENLQAASGSFFLVNYQGLSAQEIYALRRGLREKGARLFVAKNTLIRLALKELGLPELDGLQGPSALVFYQDPVAAAKALQEFAKKNPKGIPEAKGGLLQGQPLSAKDVVALAELPTMDELRAELVGVLQAPMAELVGVLGGVARELVGILEAYAEKKAA, encoded by the coding sequence GTGCCGAGCAAGCGCAACGTTGAGCTTTTGGCTGCCCTGAAGGAGAACCTGCAGGCGGCCAGTGGCTCCTTCTTCCTGGTGAACTACCAGGGGCTCTCGGCCCAGGAGATCTACGCCCTGCGCAGGGGCCTGCGGGAGAAGGGGGCCCGGCTTTTCGTGGCCAAGAACACCCTGATCCGGCTGGCCCTCAAGGAGCTTGGCCTGCCCGAGCTGGACGGCCTGCAGGGCCCCAGCGCCCTGGTCTTCTACCAGGACCCGGTGGCGGCGGCCAAGGCCCTTCAGGAGTTCGCCAAGAAGAACCCCAAGGGCATCCCCGAGGCCAAGGGCGGGCTTTTGCAGGGCCAGCCCCTCTCCGCCAAGGACGTGGTGGCCCTGGCGGAGCTGCCCACCATGGACGAGCTCCGGGCGGAGCTGGTGGGCGTGCTCCAGGCCCCCATGGCGGAGCTGGTGGGCGTTCTGGGCGGCGTGGCCCGCGAGCTGGTAGGCATCTTGGAAGCGTACGCGGAGAAGAAGGCGGCGTAG
- a CDS encoding UbiX family flavin prenyltransferase, which yields MDLPRVVVGLSGASGMPYALDLLKTLQGLAEVHLVLSQGAKRVLWEEMGLSPKDLYPLAFRVYKDGDLGAPIASGSFPTRGMVVIPCSATTLAKVAHGLADTLLTRAAFVHLKERRPLILVPRETPLPLPTLRAMVQAAEAGAVVLPASPGFYHRPRSIEDLLAFITQRVLDHLGLRAERAPRWGE from the coding sequence ATGGACCTTCCCCGCGTGGTGGTGGGGCTTTCGGGGGCCAGCGGCATGCCCTACGCCCTGGATCTTCTAAAGACCCTTCAGGGCCTGGCCGAGGTGCACCTCGTCCTCTCCCAGGGGGCCAAGCGGGTCCTTTGGGAGGAGATGGGCCTAAGCCCCAAGGACCTCTACCCCTTGGCCTTCCGGGTCTACAAGGACGGGGACCTGGGGGCCCCCATCGCCTCGGGTTCCTTCCCCACCCGGGGCATGGTGGTCATCCCCTGCTCGGCTACCACCCTGGCCAAGGTGGCCCACGGCCTGGCGGACACCCTCCTCACCCGGGCGGCCTTCGTGCACCTTAAGGAAAGGCGGCCCCTCATCCTGGTGCCCCGGGAAACCCCCCTGCCCCTCCCCACCCTCCGGGCCATGGTCCAGGCGGCGGAGGCGGGGGCGGTGGTCCTCCCCGCAAGCCCGGGCTTCTACCACCGGCCCAGGTCCATAGAAGACCTCCTGGCCTTCATCACCCAGCGGGTCCTGGACCACCTGGGCCTAAGGGCGGAGCGGGCCCCCCGGTGGGGCGAGTGA